The following proteins are co-located in the Xiphophorus maculatus strain JP 163 A chromosome 8, X_maculatus-5.0-male, whole genome shotgun sequence genome:
- the LOC102227162 gene encoding sarcoplasmic/endoplasmic reticulum calcium ATPase 2, which yields MDNAHTKTVEEVFSFFNVNESTGLSLEEVKKQRERFGPNELPAEEGKSLWELVIEQFEDLLVRILLLAACISFVLAWFEEGEETVTAFVEPFVILLILIANAIVGVWQERNAENAIEALKEYEPEMGKVYRQDRKSVQRIKARDIVPGDIVEVAVGDKVPADIRLTSIKSTTLRVDQSILTGESVSVIKHTDPVPDPRAVNQDKKNMLFSGTNIAAGKAVGVVVATAGNTEIGKIRDEMASTEQERTPLQQKLDEFGQQLSKVISLICIAVWIINIGHFNDPVHGGSWIRGAVYYFKIAVALAVAAIPEGLPAVITTCLALGTRRMAKKNAIVRSLPSVETLGCTSVICSDKTGTLTTNQMSVCRMFIIDKTEGDHCPLKEFTVTGSTYAPDGEVYHNGKPVKCSHYDALVELATICALCNDSSLDYNETKGVYEKVGEATETALTCLVEKMNVFDTDIKNLSTVERANACNSVIKQLMKKEFTLEFSRDRKSMSVYCTPNKARSSVGKMFVKGAPEGVIDRCTHIRVGSNKVPMTPGIKEKIMSVIREYGTGRDTLRCLALATRDNPVNKENLVLEDSSRFVEYETDLTFVGCVGMLDPPRAEVAASIRLCRLAGIRVIMITGDNKGTAVAICRRIGIFGEEDDVSSMAFTGREFDDLSPAAQRDAVVKARCFARVEPAHKSKIVEYLQSYDEITAMTGDGVNDAPALKKAEIGIAMGSGTAVAKTASEMVLADDNFSTIVAAVEEGRAIYNNMKQFIRYLISSNVGEVVCIFLTAALGFPEALIPVQLLWVNLVTDGLPATALGFNPPDLDIMSKPPRNAREPLISGWLFFRYLAIGCYVGAATVGAAAWWFVAAEDGPRITFYQLSHFLQCGPENPDYQGLDCKVFESPYPMTMALSVLVTIEMCNALNSVSENQSLLRMPPWENVWLLGAICLSMSLHFLILYVEPLPIIFQITPLNLTQWLMVLKISLPVILLDELLKFAARNYLERNRELEKLPSSKGCCLFACQFS from the exons ATGGACAACGCACACACGAAGACGGTGGaggaagttttcagctttttcaaCGTAAATGAGAGCACAGGTCTGAGTTTAGAGGAGGTAAAGAAACAACGGGAGCGATTTGGACCTAACG AATTGCCAGCGGAGGAGG GCAAATCTCTTTGGGAGCTGGTGATTGAACAGTTTGAAGATCTGCTTGTGAGGATCCTTTTACTTGCTGCCTGTATATCCTTT GTTCTGGCCTGGTTTGAAGAGGGAGAAGAAACCGTCACAGCCTTTGTGGAGCCTTTTGTTATCTTGCTTATTCTCATAGCAAATGCCATCGTAGGAGTCTGGCAG GAGCGAAATGCAGAAAATGCCATTGAAGCTTTGAAGGAATATGAGCCAGAGATGGGGAAGGTGTATCGCCAGGACAGGAAAAGCGTTCAGAGAATCAAAGCCAGGGACATTGTGCCTGGCGACATCGTGGAAGTTGCTG TTGGTGATAAAGTGCCTGCAGACATCAGGCTGACTTCTATAAAGTCGACCACCCTGAGGGTAGATCAGTCGATTCTTACAG GAGAGTCTGTATCGGTGATCAAGCACACAGATCCAGTTCCAGATCCACGAGCCGTCaaccaggacaaaaaaaacatgctctTTTCT GGCACCAACATCGCAGCAGGTAAAGCTGTAGGTGTGGTGGTGGCCACAGCCGGCAACACAGAGATCGGCAAAATCCGAGATGAGATGGCGTCCACAGAGCAGGAGCGCACGCCCCTGCAGCAGAAGCTGGATGAGTTTGGGCAGCAACTATCAAAG GTCATCTCATTGATCTGCATTGCTGTTTGGATCATCAATATCGGACATTTTAATGACCCGGTCCATGGAGGCTCTTGGATCCGAGGTGCAGTCTATTATTTCAAGATTGCGGTGGCTCTGGCAGTCGCTGCTATTCCTGAGG GTCTGCCTGCTGTCATCACTACCTGTCTGGCTTTGGGAACGCGCCGCATGGCCAAGAAAAACGCTATTGTCCGCAGTTTGCCCTCCGTGGAGACCCTTGGCTGTACATCTGTCATCTGCTCTGACAAAACTGGGACGCTGACCACCAATCAGATGTCTGTCTGCCGG ATGTTTATTATTGATAAAACCGAGGGGGATCACTGTCCGTTAAAGGAATTCACTGTTACGGGCTCCACATACGCTCCAGACGGAGAAGT CTATCATAATGGCAAACCAGTAAAATGCTCCCACTATGATGCCTTGGTTGAGCTGGCCACTATCTGTGCTCTCTGTAATGACTCATCACTGGATTATAATGAG ACCAAAGGTGTCTATGAGAAGGTAGGAGAAGCCACAGAAACAGCGCTGACGTGTCTGGTGGAGAAAATGAATGTGTTTGATACAGACATTAAAAACCTGTCCACGGTTGAGCGAGCCAATGCCTGCAACTCT GTCATCAAGCAGCTCATGAAGAAGGAATTCACTTTGGAATTTTCCAGAGACAGGAAGTCTATGTCCGTATACTGCACTCCAAATAAAGCACGGTCCTCTGTTGGCAAGATGTTTGTAAAG GGTGCCCCAGAGGGAGTTATTGACAGGTGCACACACATCCGTGTTGGCAGCAACAAGGTGCCGATGACCCCTGGCATCAAGGAGAAGATCATGTCTGTGATCAGAGAGTATGGGACCGGCAGAGACACTCTGCGCTGCCTGGCTCTGGCGACGCGAGATAACCCTGTAAACAAAGAGAACCTTGTGTTGGAAGACTCTTCTCGCTTTGTGGAATATGAG ACTGATCTGACGTTTGTGGGTTGCGTCGGCATGCTGGATCCACCCAGAGCGGAGGTGGCAGCTTCAATCAGACTTTGCCGTCTTGCAGGCATCAGAGTAATCATGATCACCGGAGACAACAAGG GTACAGCAGTAGCCATCTGCAGACGTATTGGCATCTTTGGGGAGGAGGACGATGTTTCCAGCATGGCTTTCACTGGCAGAGAGTTTGATGACCTCTCACCTGCCGCACAGAGAGATGCTGTGGTCAAGGCTCGTTGCTTCGCTCGCGTTGAGCCAGCACACAAATCCAAGATCGTTGAGTATCTGCAGTCCTACGATGAGATCACAGCTATG ACCGGTGACGGAGTGAACGATGCCCCTGCTCTGAAGAAGGCTGAGATTGGCATTGCCATGGGCTCTGGAACAGCTGTGGCCAAAACTGCGTCGGAGATGGTGCTGGCTGATGATAACTTTTCCACCATCGTAGCTGCAGTCGAGGAAGGCAGAGCCATTTATAACAACATGAAGCAGTTCATCAGATACCTCATCTCCTCCAATGTTGGTGAAGTTGTCTG CATCTTCCTGACTGCAGCTCTGGGTTTCCCAGAGGCACTCATCCCCGTTCAGCTCCTCTGGGTCAACCTGGTGACTGATGGGTTGCCCGCCACTGCCTTAGGATTCAATCCCCCCGACTTGGACATCATGAGCAAACCTCCACGAAATGCTCGGGAGCCCCTCATCTCTGGATGGCTTTTCTTTAGATACCTTGCCATTGGAT GTTACGTTGGAGCTGCTACTGTTGGCGCCGCTGCTTGGTGGTTTGTTGCTGCTGAGGATGGACCAAGGATCACCTTTTACCAGCTG AGCCATTTCCTGCAATGTGGCCCAGAGAACCCCGACTACCAGGGTCTGGACTGTAAGGTTTTTGAGTCCCCTTACCCCATGACCATGGCCCTGTCGGTGTTGGTTACTATAGAGATGTGCAATGCCCTCAACAG TGTGTCAGAGAATCAGTCGCTGCTGCGGATGCCTCCCTGGGAGAACGTTTGGCTGCTGGGTGCCATCTGCCTCTCCATGTCCCTTCACTTCCTCATCCTCTATGTGGAGCCACTTCCA ATCATCTTCCAGATCACCCCTCTTAACCTCACCCAGTGGCTAATGGTGCTGAAGATCTCGCTGCCCGTCATCCTGCTTGATGAGCTGCTGAAGTTCGCTGCCAGGAACTACCTGGAGCGCAACAGAGAGCTGGAGAAGCTCCCCAGCTCCAAAGGCTGCTGCCTGTTTGCAT gtcAGTTTTCATGA